The Oreochromis niloticus isolate F11D_XX linkage group LG18, O_niloticus_UMD_NMBU, whole genome shotgun sequence DNA window TGTTGTCTGTTTCTCATggttgttttaataaatatttttgtttgctCTTCCTTGTTGTTACTGATGTCCGTTTTGTGCCGTCAGGATCGTGGAGGGCTCCGACACGTCTCACCTCGATAAGGTCCAGCACGGCTACGAGAACATGGATCACTTCACGGCGGACTTTGAGCATCAGAGGAGAGCGCTGAGCAACATCGACTTCATCAAACGTAAACAGCGTCTTCACTGACCAATCACAGATAACTTCATGTTTTAGTCTTCAGTAAAAATGTATCACTATCAATAAGAGAATGTCATTGTTGCTAATATATCGTTAATATTTACATTAAACACGGCTAATTTCTCAGACTGAAGTAGACAGTGTTTGCATGCTTGCTTGGATTAGCTAACATGCTAAGCCAAGCGCACGCAGCACAGATGATGCATGCtataaatttatttattcataaacCTTTTATACTTTAGAATGTTGCATGCTAACCTGCTGTATGACATGTGTGCTACATGCTAATTGTTACCACTGTGTTTCTCAGTTGACGAAgacgaagatgatgatgaagatgagggGGAGGTCAAAGTTCAGACGGCTGGAAGTCTAGCAGAGTCGCAGCAAGCTGCATCTGCAGCTTCTGCAGGACTGCCGGCCAATCAGCAGCCTCCTCTGTCGACTGCTCTCTCAGCTCCACTCCCTCCAAAAGCCCCAGAGACCACGCCCCCTACATCATCAGAAACTAAGAGCGCCTCCCCTTCGACATCAAACCAGACCCCGCCTCCTCTGCCACTCCCAGCTGCTAGCCCCGCCCCCCAGGTATGACCTCATTGCATTGAGTTCTGAAATGTAAGCACACCCGCAGGAGACAGGTGTTCTCAGGTGCTCAATAACCCGCTTCTCCTTCTTCAGTCTGATCTGCAGAGCGAGGCGGAGGACAAAGATGGACCCAAGCACGTGTTCTCCTTCAGCTGGCTCAACCAGAAGTAGAACCTGGATCTGTTCCTGTCCTCTTCATCTTTACCCACGCAGCAAATATGATAAACGTTTGCTTCCAGAAGACGTTTGCTGAATGCGCTGCTTTGTAGTTTCAAGAGAAGATGTTtaattctgtgttttgttgcttGAAGTCTGgaaactttttttctctttaattgtGAAATAAATGACTTTTTTATTATTGACCTGTTTTTGCTCCTGCCTGCGATCAGTCAGCTGACACCAAACTCCACCCACAAATCAATCAGTTTTACAGATGGAGATCAGCTGAAACAGGGAACACGGAGGGGGTTGGGGGGGTGGACCTGGTTTGTCTTTTATTGAACAGATAAAATGTCGATTTTCAAAAACAAGCTTttcaaacaacaaagattttatTCACGAAGTTAAAACATCAGCTGTCAGTAAACAGCCAAAGCAGCTGAAGTGTCGCACGCCGACATTTCAGGGCGAACAGTCATACAGGAAGTGCagtcttcttcttcattttccaAAGGTGTCCATGATCATGCGGTTGCTGTCGGCCTGCTGCGCGATCTGCTCCGCCCGGGCCATCTCCAGAACCTCCCTGAGCAGGTGGAAGGTCAGGTCCAGAGAGATGGGAGGCTCGTCTGACCTCTTCCCCTTCTCCCCggcttcctcctcctcgtcctgcTGCTGCTCCGCCCGGGCCTGCAGGAGGCGCCGTGTGAGCTGCAGCAGAGCCCATTTCACcgctgaggaagaggaggagaggagcacGGGAGCAGCACTTCCTCCACCCATCCGGAGAGAGAGCTCTTGCCCcaggtggaggagcagcagtcGGGGAAGGAGGCAGCGGTCGGCAGGAGCGGCGGCCGGCCGGGAGTCAGCGGAGCGAGGGAGGACGGCGCCGAGCAGAGCCGCGAGCCACAGCAACACATTCAGCTTCATCTCAGAGGGCAGTctgcaggaggaagaggagagagcACGCTCATTCACACAGCACACCTGCAACCAACCACATCATCAACACCGTTGGCGAGGCGGACGCCCTGAAAACGACCTAAGCAgacaaaatgtgaacactggcatcctcaaaagagtgacctttgacctttagatgcagatggaccgccgagtcttgtcccgtggaggtgaaccagtttgtgtctgagtgtgtagCTGGGTTAAACTGGTTAAACTGGGATGTCGTGTttgacaaaaactggttcagaggagtaattaggaccctacaccaccgggcagaacatgttccctctaagcctgaagggataaagaaggaacacacacatgtaaaggaagcccctaaaacatgtggttatcctaactgggcgttcataaagtcagcaaagatgcacagaaaagaagatcagacaccagcgagggaggataagaaagacagacgcaacaacgttgtcatcccctatgtagccggtgtatcagagaaactcaggagagttttctccaagcacgacatcccagtgtacttcagacccagcaacacactcagacacaaactggttcacccgaaagacaaaactccaaaacacagactgaacaacgtggtgtatgctgtacagtgcagcgaggaatgcccggacctctacattggagagaccaaacagccacttcacaagcgcatggcacaacatagaagagccacctccacaggacaagactcagcagtccatctgcatctaaaggataaaggtcactctttgaggatgccaatgttcacattttggacagagaggacagatggtttgaaagaggagtgaaagaagccatttatgcccactcacatcctgggccaaatgacctcaggaaatcacatgatagggtggggccaggtttcacaatgagctcacccgaaaccctggctgattgtcacccacacccgctttcacaccttggctcaggcgattagaggatcatcagggggtccttttgtccctgttggggggatactcccacagggtttaaatctgggactctccaccatttgaccttagaactgaagaagcttctcggatgaaacgtcttcaagcaacttaaagaagtccagatgcttttctttccaaactccttagactacgatgacctggaggACTGAGAACCTCCACAGACATACGACCCTAACCGTGGAAAGTCCACCCTTGAAGCACTGATAACCACGAAGCCGAATCTCAGCGCTGTTAGACTGAAAGGACCACAGGAAACAGACTCCACGCCGACCGAGGTCTCACAGcttcacctgtctgtctgcagtCTGCACCATCACTCCACCGACAGTCAGGATGGAGAGAGCTGCTCCGCCTCCACCTGAGGCTCGTGAGCTCAGTTTCATTCTTGCATCTTTAGCACAGGTGTGAAACACCTGGCTCGATGACTGCAGCAGCTCGGGCCTCAGCGGTCACAGGTGAATAAAGACAGACGCGTGCACGCACGGAGCTGGAAATGAGGAGGTCTGCAGACGGATCACAGAGCGCGGTCACTTGGACAGGAAGTCGAGGATAAAGCACAGAAATAAGAACTCTGATTATCAGAGGAAAGACGACTTGAGTTTCCTGCGCTGCATCTGTGGCGTGACGATGGATCTTCTTACCTGACGTGTGTTTGCGTCTCTGGGGCGTCTCTTCAGTCAAACAGAAACACGCGAGCTGTTTCTGCTTTATATCAGAGACCGGAGGGGAGGGGCTCTGCACGCGCTCAGTGATGACGCTGATCTCGGCGTTCTCTGTGGTTCCAGTTTTGTTTCCTGGTGAGGACAGAGGTGACCTTCATCGTCCTCCTCTTCTTCGGTCAGCATGAACCCAAACAGCTGGAAGGATTTGTAGCttcagtgatcagctgatcgatTCGTTGCATTTGTACAGAGAAGTATTTCCACTGATTCCACCTCCTGACAGGAAGTGATCCAGACGGAGGGCGGTGGTTGGTCCTGTGTCATTCcagcagctgtggagagatGAATTCAGGAGGAATGAACATGTAACACGGTTTCGTTTCTCTCTGACTGTGACAGCCGATCACTTCCTGTCGGCTGGGCGGCCTTGGCGGTGGAGGTGGCGAGCGTGAGGATGACGTGACCTTTCTCAGCCCGGCTGTGGACTCGGCGTGTGACCTTCATCTGCTGCAGGGTCTGAAAACGCTCTGACAGTCGGCACAAAGTTCACAGCTTTGATATTTGTGCTGCAGCAGGAGGAAGCTCAGCGAGGTGGACATCAGAGCAGCGCGGTGTCCGCTACCATTATTCCCTTAGTGATGAGGTCACACAGTTATTCCCACTGAGAATGAATCATAAACGCTTTGAGGACAGACGGCCTTTAAACAGGAGGACGACTCAAACAGAGGCGCTATCGTCTCCTCGGTCCTTTCCTCCAGAGCTCCTGCTCGCCGGATCTTTCCTCTGGGAACTCAGAGATGGTTGGTGGGAACCCCAGCAGGTCAGTGGCCACGTTCATGCTCTCCGTCAGGATCCACTTACTgtatgaaggagcgtttccgcaggtccttcctccctgcagctgtcagactgtacaatcagaactgctcccaacaaacatagatgtttacatcagcgctgtaactgcaataagttaattaaccgattcgcactacaacctggtttgcctcttatctgtagttatttatatttaatttaataactgtacagtactctgtatatagtaaccatttccttaatgtaaatatgtaagaaaaattgtgtatgtttctgttctgtgtactgtttgtttgtatatgtgtctttttggctgctgttacaaccaaatttccccttgtgggacaattaaaggattattctattctattctataacgAGCAGCGCGGCCTCTTCACCTGCAGGAACTGGACTCTCTGCAGGTGTCGCTCCGGTTTTGGATTCTcatcatcaaacaaaaaaagacaaagtaaaCTTGTGACTCCAaagtaaagacagaataaagcCCTGCTTCTGTTTGTTTAAAGGTCAATGTGTCTCCTCACCATCAGGTttaccaacaggaagtccgTCCCAGTGTTTATAGCTCTGCCTCCTCAGCTTTCTGTCCTGCTGCAGTGACCTCTGACTTTTCACAAACTACAGCGGGGCAAAAACAGAGATCTTTCATCTGCgtcttcatttaaaaaacaaagtgtttaTAGGAGCAGGACGGTGCAGTCGCTGTGTTTCTCTGATGAGGTGAAAGTCTGACGAGGAGCAGACCTGGAGACCACACCCCTGTGCAGCCTGGAGAGAATCAATGAGACGTGTGCAAAGCAACAAAACGTAAAGAAAGGCAAAAGTCCCACAGGGCTAAGAAGAGGTGAGGAGCGTCTCTAACATTTGTGTCATTAACGgactttaaggcatccacagaCTCCATGAAGCTCAGCTGTGCACACATGCAGCTCTGCCACAGCCTCTGAGCCTGTGAGGCAGTGTATCTGCTCCTGGCTTCCAGGTTACAGGAGGACCTCTGCTCACAGCTTCTGTACAGCCGTCTGCAGAGCTGCTGGGCTCAGCGTGAACACCGCCAGTGCCCAGTTTGTAGGAGAGGACAttcaggaggaggagggttACCACCAAACTGACGTTCAAGGACCtgagtgaggtcagaggtcggATGAACAACTGAGGGTTTTACCAGCATGACCAGCTTATGTCCTTCAGCGCACACGCATGTATGCAGCAGCCCAACTTCTGTGcacctttttgtgtttttgttccttttcaCTGCGTCGTCCTGCACCGACATGGCAGACATTACAGGCTCAAACTGTGCTCATGAATGCTCTGTACTTCAGACTGTGTAGTTGtgagttttgtaaccttgtaaaccaaaatatctgaaaatgtcATTGTAAGAGCCAATTAAATGCTAGTTTAATGGTAGTGGTAAAATGattaaaggagaaatatacatttttgttgTTAAGTATATAATTTCCAGTTAATTTCTACATGTTAAAAGTATAGAATATAGAAGTGCGACATTCTAATGCGCTTTTTGGTATTTTGGGCTTCCGGCACACTGTAATTACGTAGCTGGGGAGTCGGATAAGCTGGAAGCAATGCGATTTTTTGACCGAGTCTTGCCATGTaaattcaaagtttcattaAACATCCTTTATAAAAGAAAAGTACCTGGTCTTGCTCGCGTTTCAAATGCATGTTGCCAGACTGACTCCTAAAGGTGGTACAGAAGAGGGAAACAGAGACGGAGTGCCGCTGCTACAGTCATGTTTGTGCATCTATAGAGgagaatttgtgtgtttgtaaaagTATTTCGACACATTACACATTGTT harbors:
- the LOC100693036 gene encoding corticoliberin-1, whose protein sequence is MSVQDDAVKRNKNTKRSLNVSLVVTLLLLNVLSYKLGTGGVHAEPSSSADGCTEATLQQMKVTRRVHSRAEKGHVILTLATSTAKAAQPTGSDRLSQDAPETQTHVRLPSEMKLNVLLWLAALLGAVLPRSADSRPAAAPADRCLLPRLLLLHLGQELSLRMGGGSAAPVLLSSSSSAVKWALLQLTRRLLQARAEQQQDEEEEAGEKGKRSDEPPISLDLTFHLLREVLEMARAEQIAQQADSNRMIMDTFGK